From a single Poecilia reticulata strain Guanapo linkage group LG2, Guppy_female_1.0+MT, whole genome shotgun sequence genomic region:
- the LOC103460536 gene encoding FAST kinase domain-containing protein 3, mitochondrial-like codes for MRLLCNRLCVSSLHDHSVSQKEGAFLRTMRSIICMSASVRTACQQASVCFPLYRGFSLCNSSERLTDVEFVSKTVIAEQPRITDPRCFQRERTRTAAAGVALLYKVPATATRRNEATPCHTDAHLAHRPAETAAQHLSSYTPYAKAQRGAAAHVNIQSLFEEDVITELCSKLADFPINDRAEGLATLLQACVEFGLEAQSPPVLILVKECLELLPSRDVGVAQLCQLGKVACALEGRGSDLVTGVMNSISCAVEDTVSPSEAAAVYSLLTALYEPSCQQQALMLSVLHRQTQRQIHRLKSSQVSDILQCLLKLKQKETISLVLRLSHRASRVFKAFSDDEIIKVLSALMILGQHDKELLAAMEKHLPERLGTCDPELISKVMEYCLHMRCRSEPIFEAVAENFVCRAESHTDTQIAKQVVAIGRLNYLPQCSSQMFKKLEDVLTSRFSHFQPRSLLDMLHACIHLERFPLNYMNNVFSPYFLQKLQDKGEPVDKNALGQLTQLHLSASLECTYYWGPRLPFSLHVKKFSSLGQAFESPMETLLYRRVKGPLIQLLGGAFFFTRVFTPIGYTVDVEICLDENGFILPQSQWEHTYKRVALCLDGQSRFCTNTRHLLGKEATKRRHLHRMGYEVVEIPYFEFENQRTQEEQVQYLHDKIFPVVSKFRLGHLTS; via the exons ATGCGACTTCTATGTAACAGGCTCTGTGTCTCAAGCTTACATGATCACAGTGTCTCACAGAAG GAAGGAGCATTTTTAAGAACTATGAGGTCCATCATCTGTATGTCAGCGTCAGTCAGGACGGCATGCCAGCAagcctctgtgtgttttcctctgtacCGTGGCTTCAGTCTCTGCAACTCTTCAGAAAGACTCACAGACGTTGAATTTGTCAGTAAAACTGTTATTGCGGAACAGCCACGCATAACCGATCCGCGCTGTTTCCAAAGAGAAAGGACGCGGACCGCCGCAGCTGGCGTTGCCCTGCTCTACAAGGTTCCAGCAACTGCAACCCGACGCAATGAAGCGACCCCCTGCCACACTGATGCGCACTTGGCACACAGACCTGCAGAGACAGCAGCCCAACACCTCTCTTCATACACGCCCTACGCCAAAGCACAGAGAGGCGCAGCTGCACATGTAAACATCCAGTCTCTGTTTGAGGAGGATGTCATCACCGAGTTGTGCTCCAAGCTGGCAGACTTTCCAATCAATGACAGAGCAGAGGGATTGGCCACTTTACTGCAAGCATGTGTTGAGTTTGGCTTGGAGGCCCAGAGCCCTCCAGTCCTGATCCTGGTGAAAGAGTGCCTGGAGCTGCTTCCCAGCAGGGATGTCGGGGTGGCACAGCTCTGCCAACTAGGAAAGGTGGCGTGTGCCCTGGAAGGCCGCGGCTCCGACCTGGTGACAGGGGTCATGAACTCCATCAGCTGTGCTGTAGAGGATACGGTCTCTCCTAGTGAGGCTGCAGCAGTTTACTCCCTGCTGACAGCGTTATATGAGCCCAGCTGCCAGCAGCAGGCACTGATGCTGTCTGTTCTGCACAGACAAACTCAAAGGCAGATCCACAGGCTGAAATCCAGCCAAGTCAGTGACATTCTGCAGTGTCTGCtgaaattaaagcagaaagag aCCATTTCCTTGGTGCTGAGGCTGAGTCACAGAGCGTCACGGGTCTTTAAAGCTTTCAGTGATGATGAAATAATCAAGGTGCTCTCCGCTCTAATGATTCTGGGGCAACACGACAAAGAACTCCTGGCTGCTATGGAGAAACATCTACCTG AGAGGCTGGGAACGTGTGATCCAGAGCTGATCAGTAAGGTCATGGAGTACTGTTTGCATATGAGGTGCCGCTCTGAGCCCATTTTTGAGGCTGTGGCTGAGAACTTTGTGTGCCGTGCTGAGAGCCACACCGACACACAGATCGCCAAACAGGTTGTTGCCATTGGCCGACTCAACTACCTGCCACAG TGTTCCAGTCAGATGTTCAAAAAGCTGGAGGACGTTTTGACGAGCAGATTTTCCCACTTCCAGCCTCGCTCCCTACTGGACATGCTGCACGCCTGCATTCACCTGGAACGCTTTCCTCTCAACTACATGAACAACGTCTTCAGCCCTTACTTCCTACAAAAGCTGCAAG ACAAGGGCGAACCTGTGGACAAGAACGCTTTGGGACAACTGACGCAGCTTCATCTCTCTGCCTCACTAGAGTGTACATACTACTGG GGTCCCAGACTTCCCTTCTCTCTCCATGTGAAGAAGTTTTCCTCTTTGGGCCAGGCCTTTGAGAGCCCTATGGAGACACTGCTCTACAGACGGGTCAAAGGTCCACTTATTCAGCTGCTGGGGGGTGCATTTTTCTTTACCAGAGTTTTTACCCCCATTGGATACACTGTAG ATGTAGAGATTTGTCTGGATGAGAATGGATTCATTCTTCCCCAGTCTCAGTGGGAACACACATACAAAAG AGTTGCACTGTGCTTGGATGGGCAAAGCCGGTTCTGTACCAACACGCGACACCTGCTGGGGAAGGAAGCCACAAAGAGGAGACACCTTCATAGGATGGGGTATGAGGTGGTGGAG ATCCCTTACTTTGAATTTGAGAATCAGAGAACTCAGGAGGAGCAGGTCCAATATCTTCATGACAAGATCTTTCCTGTTGTCTCCAAATTCAGATTAGGTCATCtgacaagttaa